One region of Populus trichocarpa isolate Nisqually-1 chromosome 4, P.trichocarpa_v4.1, whole genome shotgun sequence genomic DNA includes:
- the LOC7476304 gene encoding probable LRR receptor-like serine/threonine-protein kinase RFK1 isoform X1, with the protein MLAGTFFVFLIVSLASCFWLPTFPEAKLVQEEVDALEEIARTLGSKYWKFNADTCEIEMAGVTQVPPKNAEQRIDCECNNGNNTDCHVTRMELKRYNLPGVLPTQLVKLPRLQVVDFAYNYLNGTLPREWASMQLTSISVLVNRLSGEIPKELGNITTLTTLSLEANQFYGTIPPDLGKLINLQALGLSSNHLSGNLPVSFAGLINLTDFRINDNNFSGTIPIFIQNWKKLKRLEMHATGLEGPIPSNISLLNILAELRISDLNGPTQGFPMLSNMTGMIKLTLRNCNISGKLPAYLWTMKSLEALDVSFNKLVGKIPDTITADRLRFVFLTGNLLSGDVPDSILKDGSNVDLSYNNFELQGPEQPACQENMNLNLNLFRSSSMGNRSFIQNPLSICYAKLFLFLHFNRRRILPCKGTFSCPKYSNCLHVNSGGKDVIIKENKTTFSYEGDGQEEGGAAKYFVNEQSFWGFSSSGDFMDDNDYQNTRYTVSMQSSTLPELYSTARISPISLTYFHYCLENGNYTVNLHFAEIQFTNDLTYKSLGRRIFDIYVQEILVWEKFNIEDQVGSAEKPLVKQVLNVSVTNNMLEIRFYFAGKGTTRTPDRGVYGPIISGISVFSDLKPCSSGKKKGTVYAVAGAVVASCLIAIILGILWWKDYLPGKWCRKKDAEGLNFPNGTFSLKQIRAATDDFDPSNKIGEGGFGPVYKGQLPDGTVIAVKQLSSKSRQGNREFLNEMGIISCLQHPNLVKLHGCCIESDQLLLVYEYMENNSLARALFGHEINQPNLDWPSRLKICIGIARGLAFLHEESRFKIVHRDIKATNVLLDGDLNAKISDFGLARLDEEEKSHISTRVAGTIGYMAPEYALWGYLTYKADVYSFGVVALEIVSGKNNNNYMPSDNNCVCLLDWACHLQQSGSFMELVDETLKSEVNMKEAEIMVKVALLCTNASPTLRPTMSEAVGMLEGRMAVPDTVPVLSSTDDLRFKAMRELRQHEQRHSFRGSQTQRPNPVQMFSSSSISENTSYEISSEPKL; encoded by the exons ATGCTTGCTGGGACGTTCTTCGTTTTCTTGATTGTTAGTCTTGCTAGCTGCTTTTGGTTGCCGACGTTTCCTGAGGCAAAGCTGGTCCAAGAAGAAG TTGATGCTCTTGAAGAAATTGCACGAACATTGGGTTCTAAATACTGGAAGTTCAATGCTGATACTTGCGAAATTGAAATGGCTGGAGTAACTCAAGTCCCACCAAAGAACGCTGAGCAAAGGATAGATTGTGAATGCAACAATGGGAACAATACTGATTGTCACGTCACCAGAAT GGAGCTAAAACGTTATAACCTTCCCGGAGTGCTTCCAACTCAACTTGTTAAGCTTCCTCGTCTCCAAGTAGT TGATTTTGCTTACAACTACCTCAATGGTACTCTGCCACGTGAATGGGCTTCAATGCAGTTAACTTCAAT AAGTGTTCTCGTAAACCGTTTGTCAGGGGAGATTCCAAAGGAACTGGGAAATATCACCACTCTCACCACCTT GTCCCTCGAAGCAAACCAATTTTATGGCACAATTCCCCCTGACCTCGGAAAACTGATCAACTTGCAGGCATT GGGGCTGTCTTCCAATCATTTGTCTGGAAACTTGCCAGTGTCTTTTGCTGGACTAATAAATCTAACAGATTT TAGGATAAACGATAACAACTTCAGTGGAACCATTCCTATCTTCATACAGAATTGGAAAAAGCTTAAAAGATT AGAAATGCATGCAACTGGCCTGGAGGGACCCATTCCATCGAACATTTctcttttgaatattttagcTGAGTT GAGAATTAGTGATCTAAATGGACCAACTCAGGGTTTCCCTATGCTCAGCAACATGACAGGCATGATCAAATT GACTCTGAGGAACTGTAACATTTCTGGGAAGCTCCCTGCATACCTTTGGACAATGAAGAGTTTGGAAGCATT GGATGTCAGTTTCAACAAGTTGGTTGGAAAAATTCCAGACACCATAACTGCAGATCGCCTGCGATTCGT ctttttaactGGCAACTTGTTAAGTGGAGATGTACCAGATTCAATCTTGAAGGACGGGAGCAATGT TGATTTGTCATATAATAACTTTGAATTGCAAGGCCCTGAGCAACCTGCTTGTCAAGAAAACAT GAATTTAAACCTGAACTTGTTCCGTAGCTCTTCAATGGGAAACAGATC TTTTATTCAGAATCCCCTAAGCATATGTTATGCTAAGTTATTTTTGTTCCTACACTTTAATAGAAGGAGAATTCTTCCATGCAAGGGGACTTTCAGCTGCCCTAAAT ATTCAAATTGTTTACATGTTAACAGTGGTGGAAAGGATGTAATtatcaaggaaaataaaacaacCTTTTCATATGAAGGAGATGGACAAGAAGAAGGTGGCGCAgctaaatattttgtaaatgagCAAAGTTTCTGGGGGTTTAGTAGCTCTGGAGACTTCATGGATGATAATGATTACCAAAATACTCGCTATACTGTATCTATGCAATCATCAACCCTCCCTGAATTATACTCGACAGCTCGCATATCCCCAATTTCTCTTACCTATTTCCATTATTGCTTAGAAAATGGGAACTACACAGTAAACCTTCACTTTGCTGAGATACAATTTACTAATGACCTGACGTATAAGAGCTTAGGCAGGCGTATCTTTGACATTTATGTTCAG GAAATATTGGTTTGGGagaaattcaatattgaagatCAGGTTGGCAGTGCTGAAAAGCCTTTAGTGAAACAAGTATTGAATGTCAGTGTGACTAATAATATGTTGGAGATCAGATTCTATTTTGCCGGGAAAGGGACGACAAGGACTCCTGATAGGGGAGTCTATGGTCCCATCATATCAGGCATCTCTGTGTTTTCTG atttgaaaCCTTGTTCAAGCGGGAAAAAGAAGGGAACTGTTTATGCGGTTGCTGGAGCTGTTGTAGCATCATGTCTTATTGCCATTATACTAGGAATCCTTTGGTGGAAAGACTACTTGCCAGGAAAATGGTGCCGGAAAAAAG ATGCTGAAGGACTTAATTTTCCAAATGGAACATTTTCTCTGAAACAAATTAGAGCTGCTACTGATGACTTTGATCCTTCTAACAAGATTGGAGAAGGTGGTTTTGGTCCTGTATACAAG GGTCAATTACCAGATGGTACTGTAATAGCGGTGAAGCAACTTTCATCAAAATCAAGGCAAGGAAATCGCGAATTCTTAAATGAGATGGGCATCATTTCTTGCTTGCAGCATCCGAATCTTGTGAAGCTGCATGGATGTTGTATTGAAAGTGACCAGCTATTATTGGTTTACGAGTACATGGAAAATAATAGCCTTGCACGAGCTCTATTCG GTCATGAAATCAACCAGCCTAACCTGGACTGGCCTTCAAGGCTTAAGATCTGTATTGGGATAGCTAGAGGTCTAGCTTTTCTCCATGAAGAATCAAGATTTAAGATTGTTCACAGAGACATTAAAGCTACAAATGTGCTACTTGATGGGGATCTGAATGCTAAAATATCCGATTTTGGATTGGCTAGGCttgatgaagaagagaagagcCACATCAGCACCCGAGTAGCTGGAACCAT AGGATATATGGCACCAGAATATGCACTGTGGGGTTACTTGACCTACAAGGCAGATGTTTACAGTTTTGGGGTTGTGGCTTTGGAAATTGTTAGTGGGAAGAACAACAATAACTATATGCCAAGCGACAACAATTGTGTTTGTCTCTTAGATTGG GCCTGCCATTTGCAACAAAGTGGGAGTTTTATGGAGCTTGTTGATGAGACGTTAAAATCTGAAGTTAACATGAAAGAAGCAGAAATTATGGTTAAGGTAGCTCTCTTGTGTACAAATGCATCCCCAACACTTAGGCCTACAATGTCGGAGGCAGTGGGCATGCTTGAAGGACGAATGGCTGTTCCTGACACAGTTCCAGTACTTTCATCTACCGATGATTTGAGGTTCAAAGCCATGAGAGAACTCCGTCAGCATGAGCAAAGACATAGTTTCCGTGGGAGCCAAACACAAAGGCCAAACCCTGTTCAAATGTTTAGCTCTTCGTCTATATCTGAGAACACCAGTTACGAGATAAGCTCAGAACCAAAACTCTAA
- the LOC7476304 gene encoding probable LRR receptor-like serine/threonine-protein kinase RFK1 isoform X3, translating to MLAGTFFVFLIVSLASCFWLPTFPEAKLVQEEVDALEEIARTLGSKYWKFNADTCEIEMAGVTQVPPKNAEQRIDCECNNGNNTDCHVTRMELKRYNLPGVLPTQLVKLPRLQVVDFAYNYLNGTLPREWASMQLTSISVLVNRLSGEIPKELGNITTLTTLSLEANQFYGTIPPDLGKLINLQALGLSSNHLSGNLPVSFAGLINLTDFRINDNNFSGTIPIFIQNWKKLKRLEMHATGLEGPIPSNISLLNILAELRISDLNGPTQGFPMLSNMTGMIKLTLRNCNISGKLPAYLWTMKSLEALDVSFNKLVGKIPDTITADRLRFVFLTGNLLSGDVPDSILKDGSNVDLSYNNFELQGPEQPACQENMNLNLNLFRSSSMGNRSRRILPCKGTFSCPKYSNCLHVNSGGKDVIIKENKTTFSYEGDGQEEGGAAKYFVNEQSFWGFSSSGDFMDDNDYQNTRYTVSMQSSTLPELYSTARISPISLTYFHYCLENGNYTVNLHFAEIQFTNDLTYKSLGRRIFDIYVQEILVWEKFNIEDQVGSAEKPLVKQVLNVSVTNNMLEIRFYFAGKGTTRTPDRGVYGPIISGISVFSDLKPCSSGKKKGTVYAVAGAVVASCLIAIILGILWWKDYLPGKWCRKKDAEGLNFPNGTFSLKQIRAATDDFDPSNKIGEGGFGPVYKGQLPDGTVIAVKQLSSKSRQGNREFLNEMGIISCLQHPNLVKLHGCCIESDQLLLVYEYMENNSLARALFGHEINQPNLDWPSRLKICIGIARGLAFLHEESRFKIVHRDIKATNVLLDGDLNAKISDFGLARLDEEEKSHISTRVAGTIGYMAPEYALWGYLTYKADVYSFGVVALEIVSGKNNNNYMPSDNNCVCLLDWACHLQQSGSFMELVDETLKSEVNMKEAEIMVKVALLCTNASPTLRPTMSEAVGMLEGRMAVPDTVPVLSSTDDLRFKAMRELRQHEQRHSFRGSQTQRPNPVQMFSSSSISENTSYEISSEPKL from the exons ATGCTTGCTGGGACGTTCTTCGTTTTCTTGATTGTTAGTCTTGCTAGCTGCTTTTGGTTGCCGACGTTTCCTGAGGCAAAGCTGGTCCAAGAAGAAG TTGATGCTCTTGAAGAAATTGCACGAACATTGGGTTCTAAATACTGGAAGTTCAATGCTGATACTTGCGAAATTGAAATGGCTGGAGTAACTCAAGTCCCACCAAAGAACGCTGAGCAAAGGATAGATTGTGAATGCAACAATGGGAACAATACTGATTGTCACGTCACCAGAAT GGAGCTAAAACGTTATAACCTTCCCGGAGTGCTTCCAACTCAACTTGTTAAGCTTCCTCGTCTCCAAGTAGT TGATTTTGCTTACAACTACCTCAATGGTACTCTGCCACGTGAATGGGCTTCAATGCAGTTAACTTCAAT AAGTGTTCTCGTAAACCGTTTGTCAGGGGAGATTCCAAAGGAACTGGGAAATATCACCACTCTCACCACCTT GTCCCTCGAAGCAAACCAATTTTATGGCACAATTCCCCCTGACCTCGGAAAACTGATCAACTTGCAGGCATT GGGGCTGTCTTCCAATCATTTGTCTGGAAACTTGCCAGTGTCTTTTGCTGGACTAATAAATCTAACAGATTT TAGGATAAACGATAACAACTTCAGTGGAACCATTCCTATCTTCATACAGAATTGGAAAAAGCTTAAAAGATT AGAAATGCATGCAACTGGCCTGGAGGGACCCATTCCATCGAACATTTctcttttgaatattttagcTGAGTT GAGAATTAGTGATCTAAATGGACCAACTCAGGGTTTCCCTATGCTCAGCAACATGACAGGCATGATCAAATT GACTCTGAGGAACTGTAACATTTCTGGGAAGCTCCCTGCATACCTTTGGACAATGAAGAGTTTGGAAGCATT GGATGTCAGTTTCAACAAGTTGGTTGGAAAAATTCCAGACACCATAACTGCAGATCGCCTGCGATTCGT ctttttaactGGCAACTTGTTAAGTGGAGATGTACCAGATTCAATCTTGAAGGACGGGAGCAATGT TGATTTGTCATATAATAACTTTGAATTGCAAGGCCCTGAGCAACCTGCTTGTCAAGAAAACAT GAATTTAAACCTGAACTTGTTCCGTAGCTCTTCAATGGGAAACAGATC AAGGAGAATTCTTCCATGCAAGGGGACTTTCAGCTGCCCTAAAT ATTCAAATTGTTTACATGTTAACAGTGGTGGAAAGGATGTAATtatcaaggaaaataaaacaacCTTTTCATATGAAGGAGATGGACAAGAAGAAGGTGGCGCAgctaaatattttgtaaatgagCAAAGTTTCTGGGGGTTTAGTAGCTCTGGAGACTTCATGGATGATAATGATTACCAAAATACTCGCTATACTGTATCTATGCAATCATCAACCCTCCCTGAATTATACTCGACAGCTCGCATATCCCCAATTTCTCTTACCTATTTCCATTATTGCTTAGAAAATGGGAACTACACAGTAAACCTTCACTTTGCTGAGATACAATTTACTAATGACCTGACGTATAAGAGCTTAGGCAGGCGTATCTTTGACATTTATGTTCAG GAAATATTGGTTTGGGagaaattcaatattgaagatCAGGTTGGCAGTGCTGAAAAGCCTTTAGTGAAACAAGTATTGAATGTCAGTGTGACTAATAATATGTTGGAGATCAGATTCTATTTTGCCGGGAAAGGGACGACAAGGACTCCTGATAGGGGAGTCTATGGTCCCATCATATCAGGCATCTCTGTGTTTTCTG atttgaaaCCTTGTTCAAGCGGGAAAAAGAAGGGAACTGTTTATGCGGTTGCTGGAGCTGTTGTAGCATCATGTCTTATTGCCATTATACTAGGAATCCTTTGGTGGAAAGACTACTTGCCAGGAAAATGGTGCCGGAAAAAAG ATGCTGAAGGACTTAATTTTCCAAATGGAACATTTTCTCTGAAACAAATTAGAGCTGCTACTGATGACTTTGATCCTTCTAACAAGATTGGAGAAGGTGGTTTTGGTCCTGTATACAAG GGTCAATTACCAGATGGTACTGTAATAGCGGTGAAGCAACTTTCATCAAAATCAAGGCAAGGAAATCGCGAATTCTTAAATGAGATGGGCATCATTTCTTGCTTGCAGCATCCGAATCTTGTGAAGCTGCATGGATGTTGTATTGAAAGTGACCAGCTATTATTGGTTTACGAGTACATGGAAAATAATAGCCTTGCACGAGCTCTATTCG GTCATGAAATCAACCAGCCTAACCTGGACTGGCCTTCAAGGCTTAAGATCTGTATTGGGATAGCTAGAGGTCTAGCTTTTCTCCATGAAGAATCAAGATTTAAGATTGTTCACAGAGACATTAAAGCTACAAATGTGCTACTTGATGGGGATCTGAATGCTAAAATATCCGATTTTGGATTGGCTAGGCttgatgaagaagagaagagcCACATCAGCACCCGAGTAGCTGGAACCAT AGGATATATGGCACCAGAATATGCACTGTGGGGTTACTTGACCTACAAGGCAGATGTTTACAGTTTTGGGGTTGTGGCTTTGGAAATTGTTAGTGGGAAGAACAACAATAACTATATGCCAAGCGACAACAATTGTGTTTGTCTCTTAGATTGG GCCTGCCATTTGCAACAAAGTGGGAGTTTTATGGAGCTTGTTGATGAGACGTTAAAATCTGAAGTTAACATGAAAGAAGCAGAAATTATGGTTAAGGTAGCTCTCTTGTGTACAAATGCATCCCCAACACTTAGGCCTACAATGTCGGAGGCAGTGGGCATGCTTGAAGGACGAATGGCTGTTCCTGACACAGTTCCAGTACTTTCATCTACCGATGATTTGAGGTTCAAAGCCATGAGAGAACTCCGTCAGCATGAGCAAAGACATAGTTTCCGTGGGAGCCAAACACAAAGGCCAAACCCTGTTCAAATGTTTAGCTCTTCGTCTATATCTGAGAACACCAGTTACGAGATAAGCTCAGAACCAAAACTCTAA
- the LOC7476304 gene encoding probable LRR receptor-like serine/threonine-protein kinase RFK1 isoform X6, protein MLAGTFFVFLIVSLASCFWLPTFPEAKLVQEEVDALEEIARTLGSKYWKFNADTCEIEMAGVTQVPPKNAEQRIDCECNNGNNTDCHVTRMELKRYNLPGVLPTQLVKLPRLQVVDFAYNYLNGTLPREWASMQLTSMGLSSNHLSGNLPVSFAGLINLTDFRINDNNFSGTIPIFIQNWKKLKRLEMHATGLEGPIPSNISLLNILAELRISDLNGPTQGFPMLSNMTGMIKLTLRNCNISGKLPAYLWTMKSLEALDVSFNKLVGKIPDTITADRLRFVFLTGNLLSGDVPDSILKDGSNVDLSYNNFELQGPEQPACQENMNLNLNLFRSSSMGNRSFIQNPLSICYAKLFLFLHFNRRRILPCKGTFSCPKYSNCLHVNSGGKDVIIKENKTTFSYEGDGQEEGGAAKYFVNEQSFWGFSSSGDFMDDNDYQNTRYTVSMQSSTLPELYSTARISPISLTYFHYCLENGNYTVNLHFAEIQFTNDLTYKSLGRRIFDIYVQEILVWEKFNIEDQVGSAEKPLVKQVLNVSVTNNMLEIRFYFAGKGTTRTPDRGVYGPIISGISVFSDLKPCSSGKKKGTVYAVAGAVVASCLIAIILGILWWKDYLPGKWCRKKDAEGLNFPNGTFSLKQIRAATDDFDPSNKIGEGGFGPVYKGQLPDGTVIAVKQLSSKSRQGNREFLNEMGIISCLQHPNLVKLHGCCIESDQLLLVYEYMENNSLARALFGHEINQPNLDWPSRLKICIGIARGLAFLHEESRFKIVHRDIKATNVLLDGDLNAKISDFGLARLDEEEKSHISTRVAGTIGYMAPEYALWGYLTYKADVYSFGVVALEIVSGKNNNNYMPSDNNCVCLLDWACHLQQSGSFMELVDETLKSEVNMKEAEIMVKVALLCTNASPTLRPTMSEAVGMLEGRMAVPDTVPVLSSTDDLRFKAMRELRQHEQRHSFRGSQTQRPNPVQMFSSSSISENTSYEISSEPKL, encoded by the exons ATGCTTGCTGGGACGTTCTTCGTTTTCTTGATTGTTAGTCTTGCTAGCTGCTTTTGGTTGCCGACGTTTCCTGAGGCAAAGCTGGTCCAAGAAGAAG TTGATGCTCTTGAAGAAATTGCACGAACATTGGGTTCTAAATACTGGAAGTTCAATGCTGATACTTGCGAAATTGAAATGGCTGGAGTAACTCAAGTCCCACCAAAGAACGCTGAGCAAAGGATAGATTGTGAATGCAACAATGGGAACAATACTGATTGTCACGTCACCAGAAT GGAGCTAAAACGTTATAACCTTCCCGGAGTGCTTCCAACTCAACTTGTTAAGCTTCCTCGTCTCCAAGTAGT TGATTTTGCTTACAACTACCTCAATGGTACTCTGCCACGTGAATGGGCTTCAATGCAGTTAACTTCAAT GGGGCTGTCTTCCAATCATTTGTCTGGAAACTTGCCAGTGTCTTTTGCTGGACTAATAAATCTAACAGATTT TAGGATAAACGATAACAACTTCAGTGGAACCATTCCTATCTTCATACAGAATTGGAAAAAGCTTAAAAGATT AGAAATGCATGCAACTGGCCTGGAGGGACCCATTCCATCGAACATTTctcttttgaatattttagcTGAGTT GAGAATTAGTGATCTAAATGGACCAACTCAGGGTTTCCCTATGCTCAGCAACATGACAGGCATGATCAAATT GACTCTGAGGAACTGTAACATTTCTGGGAAGCTCCCTGCATACCTTTGGACAATGAAGAGTTTGGAAGCATT GGATGTCAGTTTCAACAAGTTGGTTGGAAAAATTCCAGACACCATAACTGCAGATCGCCTGCGATTCGT ctttttaactGGCAACTTGTTAAGTGGAGATGTACCAGATTCAATCTTGAAGGACGGGAGCAATGT TGATTTGTCATATAATAACTTTGAATTGCAAGGCCCTGAGCAACCTGCTTGTCAAGAAAACAT GAATTTAAACCTGAACTTGTTCCGTAGCTCTTCAATGGGAAACAGATC TTTTATTCAGAATCCCCTAAGCATATGTTATGCTAAGTTATTTTTGTTCCTACACTTTAATAGAAGGAGAATTCTTCCATGCAAGGGGACTTTCAGCTGCCCTAAAT ATTCAAATTGTTTACATGTTAACAGTGGTGGAAAGGATGTAATtatcaaggaaaataaaacaacCTTTTCATATGAAGGAGATGGACAAGAAGAAGGTGGCGCAgctaaatattttgtaaatgagCAAAGTTTCTGGGGGTTTAGTAGCTCTGGAGACTTCATGGATGATAATGATTACCAAAATACTCGCTATACTGTATCTATGCAATCATCAACCCTCCCTGAATTATACTCGACAGCTCGCATATCCCCAATTTCTCTTACCTATTTCCATTATTGCTTAGAAAATGGGAACTACACAGTAAACCTTCACTTTGCTGAGATACAATTTACTAATGACCTGACGTATAAGAGCTTAGGCAGGCGTATCTTTGACATTTATGTTCAG GAAATATTGGTTTGGGagaaattcaatattgaagatCAGGTTGGCAGTGCTGAAAAGCCTTTAGTGAAACAAGTATTGAATGTCAGTGTGACTAATAATATGTTGGAGATCAGATTCTATTTTGCCGGGAAAGGGACGACAAGGACTCCTGATAGGGGAGTCTATGGTCCCATCATATCAGGCATCTCTGTGTTTTCTG atttgaaaCCTTGTTCAAGCGGGAAAAAGAAGGGAACTGTTTATGCGGTTGCTGGAGCTGTTGTAGCATCATGTCTTATTGCCATTATACTAGGAATCCTTTGGTGGAAAGACTACTTGCCAGGAAAATGGTGCCGGAAAAAAG ATGCTGAAGGACTTAATTTTCCAAATGGAACATTTTCTCTGAAACAAATTAGAGCTGCTACTGATGACTTTGATCCTTCTAACAAGATTGGAGAAGGTGGTTTTGGTCCTGTATACAAG GGTCAATTACCAGATGGTACTGTAATAGCGGTGAAGCAACTTTCATCAAAATCAAGGCAAGGAAATCGCGAATTCTTAAATGAGATGGGCATCATTTCTTGCTTGCAGCATCCGAATCTTGTGAAGCTGCATGGATGTTGTATTGAAAGTGACCAGCTATTATTGGTTTACGAGTACATGGAAAATAATAGCCTTGCACGAGCTCTATTCG GTCATGAAATCAACCAGCCTAACCTGGACTGGCCTTCAAGGCTTAAGATCTGTATTGGGATAGCTAGAGGTCTAGCTTTTCTCCATGAAGAATCAAGATTTAAGATTGTTCACAGAGACATTAAAGCTACAAATGTGCTACTTGATGGGGATCTGAATGCTAAAATATCCGATTTTGGATTGGCTAGGCttgatgaagaagagaagagcCACATCAGCACCCGAGTAGCTGGAACCAT AGGATATATGGCACCAGAATATGCACTGTGGGGTTACTTGACCTACAAGGCAGATGTTTACAGTTTTGGGGTTGTGGCTTTGGAAATTGTTAGTGGGAAGAACAACAATAACTATATGCCAAGCGACAACAATTGTGTTTGTCTCTTAGATTGG GCCTGCCATTTGCAACAAAGTGGGAGTTTTATGGAGCTTGTTGATGAGACGTTAAAATCTGAAGTTAACATGAAAGAAGCAGAAATTATGGTTAAGGTAGCTCTCTTGTGTACAAATGCATCCCCAACACTTAGGCCTACAATGTCGGAGGCAGTGGGCATGCTTGAAGGACGAATGGCTGTTCCTGACACAGTTCCAGTACTTTCATCTACCGATGATTTGAGGTTCAAAGCCATGAGAGAACTCCGTCAGCATGAGCAAAGACATAGTTTCCGTGGGAGCCAAACACAAAGGCCAAACCCTGTTCAAATGTTTAGCTCTTCGTCTATATCTGAGAACACCAGTTACGAGATAAGCTCAGAACCAAAACTCTAA